One Meiothermus sp. CFH 77666 DNA segment encodes these proteins:
- a CDS encoding aminotransferase class V-fold PLP-dependent enzyme: protein MVLLTPGPTPIHPRVQTALTKEMRGHLDPEVLATNRRIREYLNVLFDPGEGALLAAMPGSGSLGMEAGLTNLADEGDAVLLLVSGTFGERMVEIAHAYRFNYKVLRSEPGHPIDPQAVADELNHRPYKLVALVHGETSTGVLNPVEEIAALVQAHGALFMVDAVTTAGMMPLSMQKLGIDYAFTGSQKCLSAPPGLAPFALSLRGRECLGQVRGWYSDLSRVAVYWEQEGYFCTSPVLLHYALEEALKLALEEGLEKRQQRAGTLYTAVLSLLEELGFSAYAAEGARLPTVLVVRPPQGLHEAEIRKALYARGISVAGGIGPTAGKVLRLGLMGESARPEHYRVFFKALGEVLNKSGLERAFEERVGLIAV, encoded by the coding sequence CCAAGGAGATGCGCGGACATCTCGACCCTGAGGTGCTGGCCACCAACCGCCGTATTCGGGAATACCTGAATGTTCTGTTCGATCCGGGCGAGGGCGCTTTGCTAGCCGCCATGCCGGGGTCGGGCAGCCTGGGGATGGAAGCGGGCCTCACCAACCTGGCCGACGAAGGGGATGCGGTTTTGCTGCTGGTGAGCGGTACTTTTGGCGAGCGCATGGTGGAGATTGCCCACGCCTACCGGTTCAACTACAAGGTGCTGCGCTCCGAGCCAGGCCACCCCATTGACCCCCAGGCCGTCGCCGATGAGCTGAACCACCGCCCCTACAAGCTAGTAGCCCTTGTACACGGCGAAACCAGCACCGGCGTACTCAACCCGGTAGAGGAAATTGCCGCCCTGGTACAGGCCCACGGAGCGCTCTTCATGGTAGACGCCGTTACCACCGCGGGCATGATGCCGCTCTCCATGCAAAAACTGGGCATAGACTACGCCTTCACGGGCAGCCAGAAATGCCTCTCGGCCCCGCCCGGGCTGGCCCCCTTTGCCCTTTCGCTGCGGGGCCGCGAGTGCCTGGGGCAGGTGCGGGGCTGGTATTCGGATCTCTCGAGGGTCGCGGTGTACTGGGAGCAGGAAGGCTACTTCTGCACCTCGCCAGTGCTGCTGCACTACGCCCTGGAAGAAGCCCTCAAGCTGGCCCTGGAAGAGGGCCTAGAAAAGCGCCAGCAACGCGCCGGAACCCTGTACACTGCGGTACTCTCGCTCCTGGAAGAGCTGGGCTTCAGCGCCTACGCTGCCGAAGGTGCCCGGTTGCCCACCGTGCTGGTAGTACGCCCTCCCCAGGGGCTGCACGAGGCGGAGATCCGCAAAGCTCTCTATGCCAGAGGGATCTCCGTGGCCGGGGGCATTGGCCCCACTGCCGGCAAGGTACTGCGGCTGGGCCTGATGGGCGAGAGTGCAAGACCTGAGCACTACCGGGTTTTCTTCAAAGCGCTGGGAGAGGTGCTAAACAAGAGCGGCCTCGAGCGGGCCTTCGAGGAACGGGTGGGGCTGATAGCGGTCTAG